The following coding sequences are from one Granulicella sp. L56 window:
- a CDS encoding FMN-dependent NADH-azoreductase: MPTLLHLDSSPLESSITRELTREFVKTWKAAHPDGAVIERDLAAHPPALIDATWVGSVHTPEAARTSEQAAALAISDQLIAELETADEYILGVAMHNFSVPSVLKLWIDQIARHGRTFTYDETGAEGLLKDKKATIVIASGGVYEVGTPAGAMNFVEPYLKAVLGFLGVTDINFVTASGASQLMRGTIDRAAFLQPVLEQVRTVAA; this comes from the coding sequence ATGCCTACCCTTCTGCATCTGGATTCAAGCCCGCTGGAAAGCTCTATCACCCGCGAGTTGACGCGCGAGTTCGTCAAGACCTGGAAGGCCGCCCATCCCGACGGCGCCGTGATCGAGCGCGATCTGGCCGCCCATCCGCCAGCACTGATTGATGCCACATGGGTCGGCAGCGTCCATACCCCCGAAGCCGCCCGAACCTCCGAGCAGGCTGCAGCACTGGCGATCTCCGACCAGTTGATCGCCGAACTGGAAACTGCCGATGAGTACATCCTCGGCGTAGCCATGCATAACTTCAGCGTTCCCTCTGTCCTGAAGCTCTGGATCGACCAGATAGCCCGTCACGGACGCACCTTCACCTACGATGAAACCGGCGCAGAGGGCCTGCTCAAAGACAAGAAGGCGACCATCGTGATCGCCAGCGGCGGCGTGTATGAGGTAGGCACCCCGGCAGGAGCGATGAACTTCGTCGAGCCTTATCTAAAGGCCGTTCTGGGTTTCCTCGGTGTAACCGACATAAATTTCGTTACCGCCAGCGGCGCATCGCAGCTCATGCGCGGAACCATCGATCGCGCAGCCTTCCTGCAGCCAGTCCTCGAACAAGTAAGAACGGTGGCGGCGTAA
- the rplJ gene encoding 50S ribosomal protein L10 gives MALTRAVKTDKVKKLAGELEGSTSAIIGTFSGLTASKDFELRKAVRGAGGSYHVVKNKLAARAAEGTKIEAALKGLKGVSSVAYTSGDPVALAKALSTWVKDNAEFTFKLGIIDGKVIDVREIAELATMPGKEELFSKLLFLIQSPAQRLATVINATGRDLAVVINQGVEKGKFAGPAAAPAAEASAEEAPKAEAPAAPEADKVAEAHEVESAAGEQPSGAEQPENSTASQGGEAASTDPVEG, from the coding sequence ATGGCATTGACCAGAGCAGTAAAGACGGACAAGGTTAAAAAGCTGGCGGGCGAGCTCGAAGGCTCGACCTCGGCGATCATCGGCACGTTCTCCGGCCTGACCGCGTCGAAGGACTTCGAGCTGCGCAAGGCAGTTCGCGGCGCAGGCGGAAGCTATCACGTCGTCAAGAACAAGCTGGCCGCGCGTGCGGCTGAGGGAACCAAAATTGAAGCCGCGTTGAAGGGTCTCAAGGGCGTCTCCTCGGTGGCTTACACCTCGGGCGATCCGGTGGCGCTGGCGAAGGCCCTCTCCACCTGGGTCAAGGACAACGCCGAGTTCACCTTCAAGCTGGGTATCATCGACGGCAAGGTGATCGACGTTCGCGAGATTGCCGAACTGGCGACCATGCCGGGCAAGGAAGAGCTCTTCTCGAAGCTCCTCTTCCTGATTCAGTCTCCCGCACAGCGTCTGGCCACGGTCATCAACGCGACTGGCCGCGATCTCGCCGTCGTCATCAATCAGGGCGTCGAGAAGGGCAAGTTTGCCGGACCGGCAGCGGCTCCCGCGGCAGAGGCATCGGCAGAAGAAGCGCCGAAGGCTGAAGCTCCCGCAGCACCCGAGGCCGATAAGGTCGCCGAGGCGCACGAGGTTGAGTCGGCGGCAGGCGAGCAGCCTTCCGGAGCAGAGCAGCCGGAGAACTCCACCGCATCGCAGGGTGGGGAAGCGGCAAGCACGGACCCCGTCGAAGGCTAA
- the rplA gene encoding 50S ribosomal protein L1: MSKNLTKARALVEPRPYVLADAVPLLQKAKYAKFDETVDLTMRLGVDPKHADQMVRGTVVLPHGLGKTKIVAVIASGDRIKDAEAAGAEFFGGEELVEKIQKEGWTAFDALIATPDMMKSVGRLGKVLGPKGLMPNPKTGTVTTDVASAVKEIKAGKVEFRTDKTALVHVPVGKLSFDPQKLVDNAMTVIASVVKAKPSAAKGKYIKGVTLSSSMGPGIQLDYAAAEAAGKA, encoded by the coding sequence ATCTCCAAGAATTTGACTAAGGCCCGCGCGCTTGTTGAGCCACGTCCTTACGTTCTGGCGGACGCAGTTCCGCTCCTGCAAAAAGCAAAGTACGCGAAGTTCGACGAGACCGTCGATCTGACCATGCGTCTTGGCGTTGACCCCAAGCACGCCGACCAGATGGTTCGCGGCACTGTGGTTCTGCCGCACGGTCTGGGCAAGACCAAGATCGTTGCCGTCATCGCCTCGGGCGACCGCATCAAGGATGCGGAAGCTGCCGGCGCTGAGTTCTTCGGCGGCGAAGAGCTGGTCGAGAAGATTCAGAAAGAAGGCTGGACCGCCTTCGACGCCCTGATCGCCACCCCGGACATGATGAAGTCCGTCGGCCGTCTCGGCAAGGTGCTCGGCCCCAAGGGTCTGATGCCCAACCCGAAGACCGGCACGGTCACCACCGACGTTGCGTCTGCGGTCAAAGAGATCAAGGCCGGTAAGGTCGAGTTCCGCACCGACAAGACCGCGCTCGTTCACGTTCCCGTGGGCAAGCTCTCGTTCGATCCGCAGAAGCTGGTCGACAACGCGATGACGGTCATTGCCAGCGTGGTCAAGGCCAAGCCTTCGGCGGCCAAGGGCAAGTACATCAAGGGCGTGACGCTCAGTTCCTCGATGGGCCCCGGCATCCAGCTCGACTACGCCGCTGCTGAGGCAGCAGGCAAAGCCTAA
- the rpoB gene encoding DNA-directed RNA polymerase subunit beta, translating into MSGQSNNSEMRAIRSRLDFSKIPTAIQIPNLIEVQRRSYERFLQMDKLPQEREDNGLQSVFTSVFPITDFRNVSELEFVDFSIGNWECKCGYLKGLNHLRTACSHCGHMVITDPFHPGDVLCNFCGTYNKNTPDFCTKCGDPVGLQLKYDQAECEERGMTYSAPLKVTIRLKIYDKDPETGVKSLRDMKEQEVFFGDIPLMSQNGTFIVNGTERVIVSQLHRSPGVFFETANNRTYFLGKIIPYRGSWVEFEYDQKNTLYVRIDRKRKFLGTIFLRALGLRTDEEILKTFYTVDTINVKEGKLSWKVAAEGTPSNLQGTRPATAITVKGEEIAPATRKISAHSLKGLRSHKIEQVEVETSEFDGAMTAADVVDLTTGELLYEANQELTADKLHKILQSGVASFEVFFPERDDVGNIITNTLRRDSVRKPEEALIEIYRKLRPGDPPTLDTATALFEGMFFDARKYDFSRVGRLKFNIKLYENQDTSGLDNRTLTPEDFYGTIRYLLKLRKNIGNVDDIDHLGNRRVRAVGELMENQFRIGLVRMERAIKEKMSVYQEMSTAMPHDLINAKPVMAAIREFFGSSQLSQFMDQTNPLSEITHKRRLSALGPGGLSRERAGFEVRDVHPTHYGRICPIETPEGPNIGLISSLSCFARINEYGFIESPYRRVKDGRALDFVSVVNAGESGLRQGDYLEVSEARKQNEQLKKDKKRTMDLAPFSFYLSAWEEDRHTIAQANIELDEKLNIVQDIVDARRQGNFVLVNKAEVDYVDVSPKQLVSVAASLVPFLEHDDANRALMGANMQRQSVPLLVAEAPFVGTGMEGVTARDSGAVILAKRNGIIDSVDSERIIVRVEGEHHPTQLSREVGSDIYQLTKFKRSNQNTCINQKPIVRKGDRVIKGQVIADGPCTEQGELGLGRNVLVAFMPWRGYNFEDAILISEKLVREDYYTSIHIEEFEIEARDTKLGPEEITRDIPNVSEHALRDLDESGIIRIGAKISHNDILVGKVTPKGETQLTPEEKLLRAIFGEKAGDVRDASLTCPPGIEGTVVDVRIFSRKGQEKDERAKQIEQEQIEKLERNLADEIRILTDERLKRLEAILGAKEVLADLHDERTNKKLLNKGDILDRDTIELISTRNLKRIRYADKDPRVNEQIDEIEEMTSRQIDVLRKITNEKISKMSKGDELSPGVIKMVKVYIAMKRKLSVGDKMAGRHGNKGVIARILPEEDMPYLPDGTPVEIVLNPLGVPSRMNVGQILETHLGWAAHELGKQVAELANTMQSANEVRELFKARFVNTAALNQLLDLDDEQTLRVAAGMKRGIWFGTAVFDGARESEIKALLKAAGLPSSGKSMLHDGMTGEEFEQPATVGYIYMLKLSHLVDDKIHARSIGPYSLITQQPLGGKAQFGGQRFGEMEVWALEAYGAAYILQELLTAKSDDVFGRTKIYEAIVKGEAAIEPGVPESFNVLIRELQSLCLDVELIKLADQKKHPLPEIAAAD; encoded by the coding sequence ATGTCTGGTCAGTCCAACAACAGCGAAATGCGCGCGATCCGCAGCCGTCTCGATTTTTCCAAAATCCCAACCGCCATCCAGATTCCCAACCTCATCGAGGTCCAGCGCCGCAGCTATGAGCGCTTCCTGCAGATGGACAAGCTTCCCCAGGAGCGCGAGGACAATGGCCTGCAGTCGGTCTTTACCTCGGTCTTCCCGATCACCGACTTCCGCAACGTCTCGGAGCTCGAGTTCGTCGACTTCTCCATCGGCAACTGGGAGTGCAAGTGCGGCTACCTCAAGGGCCTCAACCACCTGCGCACCGCCTGCTCGCACTGCGGTCACATGGTCATCACCGACCCCTTTCATCCCGGCGATGTGCTCTGTAATTTCTGCGGAACCTACAACAAGAACACCCCTGACTTCTGCACCAAGTGCGGCGACCCCGTCGGTCTGCAACTGAAGTACGACCAGGCAGAGTGCGAAGAGCGCGGCATGACCTACTCTGCGCCGCTCAAGGTCACCATTCGCCTCAAGATCTACGACAAGGACCCCGAGACAGGCGTCAAGAGCCTGCGCGACATGAAGGAGCAGGAAGTCTTCTTCGGCGATATTCCGCTGATGAGCCAGAACGGCACCTTCATCGTCAACGGCACCGAGCGCGTCATTGTGTCGCAGCTCCACCGTTCGCCCGGCGTCTTCTTCGAGACCGCCAACAACCGCACCTACTTCCTCGGCAAGATCATCCCCTACCGCGGTAGCTGGGTCGAGTTCGAGTACGACCAGAAGAACACCCTCTACGTCCGCATCGACCGCAAGCGCAAGTTCCTCGGCACCATCTTCCTGCGCGCGCTCGGCCTGCGCACCGACGAAGAGATCCTCAAGACCTTCTACACCGTCGACACCATCAACGTGAAGGAAGGCAAGCTGAGCTGGAAGGTCGCCGCTGAAGGCACGCCGAGCAACCTGCAGGGAACGCGTCCTGCCACTGCGATCACGGTGAAGGGCGAAGAGATTGCCCCGGCCACTCGCAAGATCTCGGCACACTCGCTCAAGGGCCTGCGCAGCCACAAGATCGAGCAGGTCGAAGTCGAGACCAGCGAGTTCGACGGCGCCATGACTGCCGCCGATGTCGTAGATCTCACCACCGGCGAGCTGCTCTACGAAGCCAATCAGGAACTGACGGCCGACAAGCTGCACAAGATTCTCCAGTCCGGTGTCGCCAGCTTCGAGGTCTTTTTCCCCGAGCGCGACGACGTGGGCAACATCATCACCAACACCCTGCGCCGCGACTCCGTGCGCAAGCCTGAGGAAGCTCTCATCGAGATCTACCGCAAGCTTCGTCCCGGCGACCCACCGACGCTCGACACCGCGACCGCGCTCTTCGAAGGAATGTTCTTCGATGCGCGCAAGTACGACTTCTCGCGCGTGGGCCGTCTCAAGTTCAACATCAAGCTCTACGAGAACCAGGACACCTCTGGCCTCGACAACCGCACGCTGACCCCCGAGGATTTCTACGGCACCATTCGTTACCTCCTCAAGCTGCGCAAGAACATCGGCAACGTTGATGACATCGATCACCTTGGCAACCGCCGCGTTCGCGCTGTCGGCGAACTGATGGAGAACCAGTTCCGCATCGGCCTTGTCCGTATGGAGCGCGCCATCAAGGAGAAGATGTCGGTCTATCAGGAGATGTCGACGGCGATGCCGCACGACCTCATCAACGCGAAGCCGGTCATGGCCGCGATTCGTGAGTTCTTCGGCTCCTCGCAGCTCTCGCAGTTCATGGACCAGACCAACCCGCTCTCGGAGATCACCCACAAGCGCCGCCTGTCGGCCCTTGGGCCCGGTGGTCTGTCCCGTGAGCGCGCAGGCTTCGAAGTCCGCGACGTGCATCCCACTCACTACGGCCGCATCTGCCCGATTGAGACGCCGGAAGGCCCGAACATCGGTCTGATCTCGTCGCTGTCCTGCTTTGCGCGCATTAACGAGTACGGCTTCATCGAGTCTCCCTACCGCCGCGTCAAGGATGGCCGCGCGCTCGACTTCGTCTCCGTCGTCAACGCCGGTGAGTCCGGTCTGCGTCAGGGCGACTACCTCGAGGTCAGCGAAGCCCGCAAGCAGAATGAGCAGTTGAAGAAGGACAAGAAGCGCACCATGGACCTTGCCCCCTTCAGCTTCTATCTCTCGGCGTGGGAAGAGGACCGTCACACCATCGCGCAGGCCAACATCGAGCTCGATGAGAAGCTGAACATTGTTCAGGACATCGTCGATGCCCGTCGTCAGGGCAACTTCGTGCTCGTCAACAAGGCCGAAGTCGACTACGTTGACGTCTCGCCCAAGCAGCTTGTCTCGGTCGCCGCCTCGCTCGTCCCATTCCTCGAGCACGACGACGCCAACCGCGCTCTCATGGGTGCCAACATGCAGCGCCAGTCGGTTCCTCTGCTCGTCGCCGAGGCCCCGTTCGTCGGAACCGGAATGGAGGGCGTCACCGCCCGCGACTCCGGCGCCGTCATTCTGGCCAAGCGTAACGGCATTATCGATTCGGTCGACTCCGAGCGCATCATCGTGCGCGTCGAAGGCGAGCACCACCCCACGCAGCTCTCGCGTGAGGTCGGCTCCGACATCTATCAGCTCACGAAGTTCAAGCGCTCCAACCAGAACACCTGCATCAATCAGAAGCCGATCGTTCGCAAGGGCGACCGTGTGATCAAGGGTCAGGTCATCGCCGACGGTCCTTGCACGGAGCAGGGCGAACTCGGCCTTGGACGCAACGTGCTGGTGGCCTTCATGCCGTGGCGCGGTTACAACTTCGAGGACGCGATCCTCATCTCGGAGAAGCTGGTCCGCGAGGACTACTACACCTCGATTCACATCGAGGAGTTCGAGATCGAAGCCCGCGACACCAAGCTCGGGCCGGAAGAGATCACGCGCGATATTCCCAACGTCAGCGAGCACGCCCTGCGTGATCTCGACGAGTCGGGCATCATCCGCATCGGCGCGAAGATCAGCCACAACGACATCCTGGTCGGCAAGGTAACGCCCAAGGGCGAGACCCAGTTGACGCCGGAAGAGAAGCTGCTGCGCGCCATCTTCGGTGAAAAGGCCGGAGACGTTCGCGACGCCTCGCTGACGTGCCCTCCGGGTATCGAAGGCACCGTCGTTGACGTTCGCATCTTCAGCCGCAAGGGCCAGGAGAAGGACGAGCGGGCCAAGCAGATCGAGCAGGAGCAGATCGAGAAGCTCGAGCGCAACCTCGCCGATGAGATTCGTATTCTCACCGACGAGCGCCTCAAGCGTCTTGAGGCAATTCTCGGCGCGAAGGAAGTTCTCGCCGACCTGCACGACGAGCGCACCAACAAGAAGCTTCTCAACAAGGGCGACATTCTCGACCGCGACACCATCGAGCTGATCTCCACCCGTAACCTCAAGCGCATCCGCTACGCTGACAAGGATCCCCGCGTCAACGAGCAGATCGACGAGATCGAAGAGATGACCTCACGTCAGATCGACGTTCTGCGCAAGATCACCAACGAGAAGATCAGCAAGATGTCCAAGGGTGACGAGCTTTCGCCCGGCGTCATCAAGATGGTCAAGGTCTACATCGCCATGAAGCGCAAGCTGTCGGTCGGCGACAAGATGGCCGGACGCCACGGTAACAAGGGCGTCATCGCCCGCATTCTGCCGGAAGAGGACATGCCGTACCTCCCCGACGGAACCCCGGTCGAGATCGTCCTCAACCCGCTCGGCGTGCCTTCTCGTATGAACGTCGGTCAGATCCTCGAGACGCACCTCGGATGGGCAGCGCACGAGCTCGGCAAGCAGGTCGCCGAACTCGCCAACACCATGCAGTCTGCCAATGAGGTCCGCGAGCTCTTCAAGGCGCGCTTCGTCAACACTGCCGCTCTCAACCAGCTTCTTGACCTCGACGACGAGCAGACCTTGCGTGTCGCCGCCGGCATGAAGCGTGGCATCTGGTTCGGCACGGCGGTCTTCGACGGCGCGCGCGAGTCCGAGATCAAGGCGTTGCTCAAGGCCGCTGGTCTGCCCAGCTCCGGCAAGTCGATGCTGCACGACGGCATGACGGGCGAAGAGTTCGAACAGCCCGCCACCGTTGGTTACATCTACATGCTGAAGCTGTCTCACCTTGTCGACGACAAGATCCACGCTCGCTCGATCGGGCCGTACTCGCTCATCACCCAGCAGCCGCTCGGTGGTAAGGCGCAGTTCGGCGGACAGCGCTTCGGTGAGATGGAAGTCTGGGCGCTCGAAGCATACGGCGCGGCTTACATCCTGCAGGAACTGCTCACTGCGAAGTCCGACGACGTCTTCGGCCGTACCAAGATCTACGAGGCCATCGTCAAGGGCGAAGCAGCCATCGAGCCGGGTGTGCCTGAGTCGTTCAACGTGCTGATCCGCGAACTCCAGTCGCTCTGCCTCGATGTAGAACTCATCAAGCTGGCCGACCAGAAGAAGCACCCACTGCCTGAGATCGCAGCAGCCGACTAA
- the rplL gene encoding 50S ribosomal protein L7/L12, whose product MADIQQLEDSIVSLSLLEASALVKKLEERLGVSAAAAVAAPAAGGGAVAAPVEEKTEFTVILKDAGANKINTIKAVREVTALGLKEAKDLVDGAPKPLKENISKDDAAAIAKKFEGVATVEIK is encoded by the coding sequence ATGGCAGACATCCAGCAGTTGGAAGATTCAATCGTTAGCCTCAGCCTCCTCGAGGCTTCGGCTCTGGTCAAGAAGCTCGAAGAGCGTCTCGGCGTTTCGGCAGCAGCAGCAGTTGCAGCCCCGGCAGCAGGCGGCGGCGCAGTAGCGGCGCCAGTCGAAGAGAAGACCGAGTTCACCGTTATCCTGAAGGATGCCGGCGCGAACAAGATCAACACCATCAAGGCTGTACGCGAAGTCACCGCTCTTGGCCTCAAGGAAGCCAAGGATTTGGTTGACGGCGCCCCCAAGCCCTTGAAGGAGAACATCTCGAAGGATGATGCAGCCGCCATCGCGAAGAAGTTCGAAGGCGTCGCAACCGTCGAAATCAAGTAA
- the rpoC gene encoding DNA-directed RNA polymerase subunit beta' translates to MFRSSPFELTGPIADFDAIKIQLASPEKIRSWSHGEVTKPETINYRTFKPERDGLFCARIFGPITDWECLCGKYKRMKHRGVICDKCGVEVTLSKVRRERLGHIELASPCSHVWFFKGLPSRIGHLLDISLRELEAVLYFESYVVVDPGDAPVKEREVIKDETKFRELDAQYRPSGFKAMMGAEAIKELLKRVEIVELSVELRERMKTETSLQKKLKYSKRLKIVEAFRKSDNLPQWMILDVIPVIPPELRPLVPLDGGRFATSDLNDLYRRVINRNNRLKKLMDLHAPEVIVRNEKRMLQEAVDALFDNGRRGRVLRGANNRPLKSLSDTLKGKQGRFRQNLLGKRVDYSGRSVIVVGPELKLHQCGLPKKMALELFKPFIYHRLEQTGHCTTIKQAKEMVEMQDPIVWDILEEVIKDHPVLLNRAPTLHRLGIQAFEPVLVEGKAIKIHPLVCTAFNADFDGDQMAVHIPLSPEAQIEASVLMLASHNILSPASGQPITVPTQDLVLGIYYLTKAKVNAKGEGRVFANIEEVFMALEAKQVETLTPIRLRYTGPVLDMTTAYDDQDLTHTEPVEFNRQFISTTVGRAILNDALPDAMPYVNGLLKKKGMGQLINYCYLNLGLEVTVKTLDKIKDLGFKYATQSGLSVGLDDMVIPASKYTVVHEAEKQVINVQQQYLDGAITNGERNNKVIQMWSTVTERVADDMFNNMKQADKDGAMNPIYIMADSGARGSKQQIRQLSGMRGLMAKPSGEIIETPITANFREGLTVLQYFISTHGARKGLADTALKTADSGYLTRRLVDVAQDVIISHNDCGTVEGIYVTPIIEAGETIEPLRDRIIGRVSLEKLKDFEGKTIVEVNQEIDEDLASAIQAAGIEKVKIRSVLTCESKRGVCILCYGRNLGSGKMVEMGEAVGVIAAQSIGEPGTQLTMRTFHIGGTASRVSDASHLEAKNSGTVRFINLVTVRSKSGDLVAMNRNGSVAIIDDKGREKERYAIVYGAKLKIEEGAKVSIGDKLGEWDPYTFSLLTEIAGTVQFKDLQEGVTLNEEVDEVTGLSRLVVADSADEKRQPAIIIKSAQGNKRYLMPSRAHLMVADGDELYPGDILAKIPRETTRTKDITGGLPRVVELFEARKPRDPAIISKIDGVVRFGEVAKGQRKVYVTADNGQEEEYSVPRGVYVNVQEGERLRAGDALIDGPRNPHDILEVLGERALQQYLVNEIQEVYRLQGVAISDKHIETIVRQMLRWVKIEEVGDTTFLVDQQTDRFRFNAENQRVLMEGGRPAIGRSLLLGITKASLSTDSFISAASFQETTRVLTEASINGSIDTLRGLKENVIVGRLIPAGTGMEYYRNVQLSPELEEAAAQVQAEVQEAHDAEERELEQMRMEGEQEEMAAE, encoded by the coding sequence ATGTTCCGCTCCAGCCCCTTTGAACTGACCGGTCCCATCGCCGATTTCGACGCCATCAAGATCCAGCTCGCCAGCCCCGAGAAGATCCGCAGTTGGTCGCACGGCGAAGTCACCAAGCCCGAGACCATCAACTACCGCACCTTCAAGCCCGAGCGCGACGGCCTCTTCTGCGCCCGCATCTTTGGACCCATCACCGACTGGGAGTGCCTCTGCGGCAAGTACAAGCGCATGAAGCACCGCGGCGTCATCTGCGACAAGTGCGGCGTTGAAGTCACACTCTCGAAGGTCCGTCGCGAACGCCTCGGCCACATCGAGCTCGCCAGTCCCTGCTCGCACGTCTGGTTCTTCAAGGGCCTGCCCAGCCGCATCGGCCACCTGCTCGACATCAGCCTGCGTGAGCTCGAAGCCGTCCTCTACTTCGAGTCCTACGTCGTCGTCGATCCAGGCGACGCGCCCGTCAAGGAGCGCGAGGTCATCAAGGACGAGACCAAGTTCCGCGAACTCGATGCTCAGTACCGCCCCTCCGGCTTCAAGGCGATGATGGGTGCCGAGGCCATCAAGGAACTCCTCAAGCGTGTCGAAATTGTCGAGCTCTCCGTCGAACTGCGCGAGCGCATGAAGACCGAGACCTCGCTACAGAAGAAGCTCAAGTACTCCAAGCGCCTCAAGATCGTCGAGGCCTTCCGCAAGTCCGACAACCTGCCGCAGTGGATGATCCTCGACGTGATCCCCGTGATCCCGCCAGAGCTTCGCCCCCTCGTACCGCTCGACGGCGGACGCTTCGCCACGTCCGATCTCAACGACCTCTATCGTCGCGTCATCAACCGCAACAACCGCCTCAAGAAGCTGATGGACCTGCATGCTCCTGAGGTCATCGTCCGCAATGAGAAGCGCATGTTGCAGGAGGCCGTCGATGCTCTCTTCGACAACGGCCGCCGTGGCCGCGTTCTCCGTGGCGCGAACAATCGTCCGCTGAAGTCGCTCTCCGACACCCTCAAGGGCAAGCAGGGCCGCTTCCGTCAGAACCTTCTCGGCAAGCGCGTCGACTACTCCGGACGTTCGGTCATCGTCGTCGGCCCCGAGCTGAAGCTGCACCAGTGCGGTCTTCCTAAGAAGATGGCGCTCGAACTCTTCAAGCCCTTCATCTATCATCGTCTCGAACAGACCGGCCACTGCACCACCATCAAGCAGGCCAAAGAGATGGTCGAAATGCAGGACCCCATCGTCTGGGACATCCTCGAAGAGGTCATCAAGGACCACCCCGTCCTGTTGAACCGCGCTCCGACGCTTCACCGCCTTGGCATCCAGGCGTTTGAGCCGGTGCTCGTCGAAGGCAAGGCGATCAAGATCCATCCGCTCGTCTGCACCGCCTTCAACGCGGACTTTGACGGCGACCAGATGGCCGTCCACATCCCGCTCTCGCCCGAGGCCCAGATCGAAGCCAGCGTGCTCATGCTTGCTTCGCACAACATCCTCTCGCCCGCCAGCGGCCAGCCGATCACCGTGCCGACGCAGGACCTCGTGCTCGGCATCTACTACCTCACCAAGGCCAAGGTCAACGCCAAAGGTGAAGGCCGCGTCTTCGCCAACATCGAAGAGGTCTTCATGGCCCTCGAAGCGAAGCAGGTTGAGACGCTTACCCCGATTCGTCTGCGCTACACCGGCCCTGTCCTCGACATGACCACGGCGTACGACGATCAGGACCTCACTCACACCGAGCCGGTCGAGTTCAACCGCCAGTTCATCTCGACCACCGTCGGCCGCGCCATCCTCAACGATGCGCTGCCCGACGCGATGCCTTACGTCAACGGCCTGCTCAAGAAGAAGGGCATGGGCCAGCTCATCAACTATTGCTACCTGAACCTCGGCCTCGAAGTTACGGTCAAGACGCTCGACAAGATCAAGGACCTCGGCTTCAAGTACGCCACCCAGTCCGGCCTCTCCGTCGGCCTCGACGACATGGTCATCCCTGCCTCGAAGTACACCGTTGTTCACGAGGCGGAGAAGCAGGTCATCAACGTTCAGCAGCAGTACCTCGACGGTGCCATCACCAACGGTGAGCGCAACAACAAGGTCATCCAGATGTGGTCCACCGTCACCGAGCGCGTCGCAGACGACATGTTCAACAACATGAAGCAGGCCGACAAAGACGGCGCCATGAATCCGATCTACATCATGGCCGACTCCGGTGCTCGTGGTTCCAAACAGCAGATCCGTCAGCTCTCCGGTATGCGTGGTTTGATGGCCAAGCCCTCGGGCGAAATCATCGAAACCCCCATCACGGCGAACTTCCGCGAAGGCCTCACCGTTCTCCAGTACTTCATCTCGACCCACGGAGCACGTAAGGGCCTCGCCGATACCGCACTCAAGACCGCTGACTCGGGTTACCTCACCCGCCGTCTCGTCGACGTTGCGCAGGATGTCATCATCTCGCACAACGACTGCGGCACGGTCGAGGGCATCTATGTCACCCCGATCATCGAAGCCGGTGAGACCATCGAGCCTCTGCGCGACCGCATCATCGGCCGCGTCTCGCTCGAGAAGCTGAAGGACTTCGAGGGCAAGACCATCGTCGAAGTCAATCAGGAGATCGACGAAGATCTCGCCAGCGCAATCCAGGCTGCCGGTATCGAGAAGGTCAAGATCCGCTCCGTGCTCACCTGCGAGTCCAAGCGCGGCGTCTGCATCCTGTGCTACGGCCGTAACCTCGGATCTGGAAAAATGGTCGAGATGGGCGAAGCCGTCGGCGTCATCGCGGCGCAGTCCATCGGCGAGCCCGGCACCCAGCTCACCATGCGTACCTTCCATATCGGCGGAACCGCCAGCCGCGTCTCCGACGCCTCTCACCTTGAGGCCAAGAACTCCGGTACGGTTCGCTTCATCAACCTGGTCACCGTCCGCTCCAAGTCCGGCGATCTGGTCGCCATGAACCGCAACGGTTCGGTCGCCATCATCGACGACAAGGGTCGCGAAAAAGAGCGTTACGCCATCGTCTACGGCGCCAAGCTCAAGATCGAAGAAGGCGCGAAGGTCAGCATCGGCGACAAGCTCGGCGAGTGGGACCCGTACACCTTCTCTCTGCTCACCGAGATCGCCGGAACCGTCCAGTTCAAGGACCTCCAGGAAGGCGTCACCCTCAACGAAGAAGTCGACGAAGTCACCGGCCTCAGCCGTCTGGTCGTCGCCGACTCTGCCGACGAGAAGCGCCAGCCAGCGATCATCATCAAGTCGGCGCAGGGCAACAAGCGTTACCTCATGCCCTCGCGTGCTCACCTTATGGTGGCCGACGGCGACGAGCTCTACCCCGGCGACATCCTTGCCAAGATCCCACGCGAAACCACGCGTACCAAGGACATCACCGGAGGTCTGCCTCGCGTCGTCGAACTCTTCGAGGCCCGCAAGCCCCGCGACCCGGCGATCATCAGCAAGATCGATGGTGTCGTTCGCTTCGGTGAAGTCGCCAAGGGCCAGCGCAAGGTCTACGTCACTGCCGACAACGGTCAGGAAGAGGAGTACAGCGTTCCCCGCGGTGTCTACGTCAACGTGCAGGAAGGCGAACGCCTCCGTGCCGGTGACGCACTCATCGACGGTCCCCGCAACCCGCACGACATTCTGGAAGTTCTCGGCGAGCGTGCACTGCAACAGTACCTCGTCAACGAAATTCAGGAAGTCTACCGGCTGCAGGGCGTGGCCATCTCCGACAAGCACATCGAAACCATCGTTCGCCAGATGCTTCGCTGGGTCAAGATCGAAGAGGTCGGCGACACCACGTTCCTCGTCGATCAGCAGACGGACCGCTTCCGCTTCAACGCCGAAAACCAGCGCGTCCTCATGGAAGGTGGCCGTCCCGCCATCGGCCGCTCGCTTCTGCTCGGCATCACCAAAGCGTCGCTCTCGACCGACAGTTTCATCTCGGCCGCCAGCTTCCAGGAGACCACTCGCGTACTGACCGAAGCCAGCATCAACGGCTCCATCGATACGCTCCGCGGCCTCAAGGAAAACGTCATCGTAGGCCGCCTCATCCCCGCCGGCACTGGCATGGAGTACTACCG